TCGCGGCTGTTCCAGGAAATACGGGAAAAGCACGGGCTGTGTTACGCGATCTACAGCTTCCACTGGGCGTTTTCCGATACGGGCCTGTTCGGTCTGCATGCAGCGACCAGCCATGACGACCTTGCTGCCCTCATGCCGATGATCGCGGACGAACTGGTTTCGGCGTCACAAACGATCACCGACGAGGAAGTTGCAAGGTCTCGCGCGCAGATACGGGCGGGTCTGATGATGGCCCTGGAAAGCCCTGCGGCACGCGCCGGCCAGATTGCACGGCAGATCCTGGTGCACGGGCGGGTACTTGGTCCGGACGAGATTTCGAGTAAGATCGAGGCTGTCACTGCGGAAGACATGCGTCGGGTTGCGCATGAGACCTTTGTCGGCACGGCACCAACGCTGACCGCGATTGGTCCCGTGGATGGCATCATGACGGTCGATGACCTGACGGGAAGACTGGTGCAGGGCCCGGTTTTACGGGCCGCATCCTTGTAGACACGGAGTTTTGTGCATGGCGTTGCTACGGCCGGGATCTGCACCTGACGCCGAGCTGCTTATCGAAGCGGGGGGCTATTTCATGCGCCCGCCGCTGATGTGCGACTTCAAGGCCTGGGTGGAACTGCGCGAGGACAGCCGCGCGTTCCTCAAGCCGTGGGAACCTCTCTGGCCGTCGGACGACCTGACGAAGTCCGGTTTCCGGCGGCGGTTGCGGCGCTATTCGAAAGACAGGAAGGAAGGCCGCAGCCTGACATTCCTGCTGTTCCGTTCGAGAAGGCAGGACATCCTCGGTGGACTGACGCTCAGCAACATTCGGCGCGGCGTCAGCCAGTCCGCGACACTGGGCTACTGGATGGGTGAGCGCCACGCGGGCAAGGGGCACATGTCCGCCGCCGTCGCCATGATTCTGCCGTTTTGCTTCAACGTCCTGAACCTTCACCGCATCGAAGCCGCCTGCATACCGGTCAACACTCCCTCCATACGCCTGCTCGAGAAGGCCGGGTTTCGACGCGAGGGCTATGCACGCAACTACCTGTTAATTAACGGGACTTGGCAGGATCATCTGCTTTTTGCCTGTCTCGCAGAGGATCATGCTGCGTTATCAGGGAAAATTACGCCCAGCGTTGAGGGTATGTTGAAAGAATTCTTGTGACATGAGCCACAACCCGGTAGTTCTTCGCTCCATGTCGATTTTTTCACCGGATCAGATGCTTGGTTTGATCAGACGTACATTCCTTGTCTTTTGTATTGTCGTCGCAGCGTTTGCAGGTGCGCCTGCGCTTGCTCTCGAACCGATCCCCGTGCCGATCGATGTCGAAGCGCTGGACGTTACGGATTCGATCGAAATGCACCGGGATGCCGGCACCCGCCTTCAGGTCTCGACCGCCCCGGGCGCCGACGGGATCGTGCGGCGGATCGAAGTGCCCTCGCGGGACGGCAGCAATACCAACTGGGCCGTGTTCGCTCTTGCAAACACGAGCGACGAACAGATCGACCGCCTGATCGTGGCGCCCAACTACAAGCTGGATGGCTCGGATCTCTTCTGGCCGGATCTGGGGTCGTCGCGCATAACCGCCATCACACCGAGCCAGGGCATCGCACCTGTCCGGCTCAAGAGCCTTGAGGCGGATGTCTTCCTGGTGACACTGGATCCCGGTTCGATCGTCACGTTCGTCGCGGAACTGACGACGCCGAACCTGCCTGAAGTCCGGATCTGGGAACCGGACGTCTACAAGGAAACGATCAACGCCTACACGCTTTACCGCGGCATCATTCTCGGCATCTCGGGCCTGCTGGCGCTGTTCCTCACGATCCTGTTCGTTGTGAAGGGGACCGTGATGTTTCCGGCGACGGCTGCTCTGGCCTGGTCCGTTCTGGCCTATCTGTGTATCGATTTCGGTTTCTGGGGTCTGGTCTTCAATCTCGATGGCGGCAGCAGCCAGCTGGCGCGCGCCTGCGCCGAGGTCATGCTCGCGGCCAGCCTGCTGATCTTTCTGTATGCCTATCTCAATCTGAACCGCTGGAACATTCACTACTCCCATTTGGCGCTGACGACGCTGATCCTGATCCTGGGGCTTCTCGGCGTCGCGGTCTGGGATCCGTCGATCGCCGCCGGCATTGCCCGCCTTTCGCTCGCTATCATTGGCGCCCTTGGCTTTATCACGATCGCGGTTCTGGCCTTTCAGCACTATGACCGCGCCATCCTGCTGATCCCGACATGGTGTCTTCTGATCGCCTGGCTGGTCGGCTCAGGCATGACGGTGACCGGTAACCTCTCAAACGACATCGTCCAGCCGGCGCTTGGCGGCGGGCTCGTGCTCATCGTTCTCCTGATCGGCTTCACCGTCATGCAGCACGCCTTTGCGGGCGGTGCCATCGCGCAGGGCCTCATTTCCGATGTTGAGCGCAAGGCACTTGCCCTCACCGGCGCGGGCGACATCATCTGGGACTGGGATATCGACCGGGACAGGATCTACACCGGAAACGAGGTGGAAGAACTCCTAAACCTGAAGCGTGGCGCCCTGGAAGGGCCGGCACGGGACTGGCTGGAAGTGCTGCATCCGCAGGACCGTGACCGTTTTCGCGCGACGCTGGACGCGGTTATCGACCAGCGGCGCGGCAAGGTCATGCAGACGTTCCGCCTGAGATCCGAAGACGGCCACTTTCGCTGGTTCCGCCTGAGGGCGCGTCCGATCATCGGCGCTGACGGCGAGGTCATAAGGTGCGTCGGCACCCTGCTCGACGTTACCGAGGAACGCACAGCCGAGGAACGCCTGCTCCACGATGCGGTCCATGACAACCTCACCGGCCTGCCCAACCGCGAGCTGTTCGTCGACCGGTTGCGCACGAGTGTTGTCCGTTCGAAGGCGGAGGAAACATCCAAGCCGACACTTCTGGTCCTCAACCTGGATCGGTTCAAACAGGTTAATGACAGCATCGGCCTGTCGGCCGGTGACAGCATTTTGCTGACCGTTGCCCGCCGGCTGGGACGCCTGATCGGCCAGCAGGATACGCTCGGACGCCTGTCGGGAGACCAGTACGGGCTGGTCCTTCTGTCGGAGCAGGAACCGGACAGGATCGTGGCGCTCGCCGATGCGCTGCGAAAGGCGGTTCGTGCGCCGATCACGTTCGGCGACCGTGAAATCTTCCTGACCTGCTCGGTCGGCATTGCCTTCTTCGAGGGCGGCAAGCAGGCGGTCGAGGACATGCTGACCAATGCGGAGATTGCGCTCAACCATGCCAAGCGGCTCGGCGGCGACAGGCAGGAAGTGTTCCGCCCGATCCTGAGGCCGCTCGACAAGAATATCGTGGATCTGGAAGCGGACCTGCGGGATGCGATCAAGAAGGAAACGCTCGGGGTCTTTTTCCAGCCCATCGTTCGCCTCGAGGACCAGTCGATCGCAGGCTACGAGGTCCTGGCGCGCTGGAACCATCCCAAGCGCGGCAAGATCGCACCGTCGGAATTCATTCCGATTGCCGAACAGTCCGGGCTGATCAACGAACTGGGGATGTATGTCCTCGACAAGGGCGCACAGCAGCTGGCGTTCTGGCAGCGCGAATATCCGATGCAGCGGCCGCTGTTCGTGTCCGTCAACCTGTCGTCGAGACAGCTGCTGAAGCAGGATCTCATCAACGACGTGAAAGCCGTCCTGTCGAGAACCTCGCTTGAACCGGGAACGCTGAAGCTGGAGCTGACCGAATCGCTGGTCATGTCCAACCCGGAATACTCGGCAAAGGTGCTTGAACGGCTTCGTGGCCTGGGGGCCGGCCTGTCGCTCGACGACTTCGGAACCGGCCATTCATCGCTGTCCTACCTGCAGCGTTTCCCGTTCGACACGATCAAGATCGACCAGTCGTTCGTGAAGCCGAACAACACCTCTGCAAGGTCGGTGCTCCTGGGCACAATTGTCGCCATGGGGCACGATCTGGGCATGTCTGTTGTTGCCGAAGGAGCGGAAAGCGAGGGAGATGCGCTGGAGCTCTATCAGCTCGGCTGCGAGTACGCCCAGGGTTTCTTCTTCGGGGAAGCGATGTCTGCTTCCGAAGCCACCAAGATGCTTCGGAAAATGCCGGCCGAAGCCGAAAGCGCCTGATACCAACCTACATAGATAGAAACCCATTTCATGGCATCAAACCGGTCCACTCGGTCAGGCGTGGCGCGCAGCGCGATGCCGGCGCATCGGGCAAGCGCCGCAACGCAGCCGATGGCCGGTTTCATGCCACCGGAGGCCGGGTTCTCTTGCCCCAATGCCGCGTTGCGATTTGCTTGAAGTGCCGGCACTAGGGTACGGACTCATAAATGAAGACAATTTGGTTTGGATCGTTTTGACCAACTGCGAGGAGCGAAAGCGCAGGAAATGTGATTCATTTTCAAGCCTTTCGCGACGCGGCAGATGGTCAAAACGGCCAAATCCGAAGGACGGCAAAATGGCTTCACCTCGCAGCGTCACCGCGCTTGACCGGGCAAAAAGCCCGCTCTGCGCACGCTTCCTCGCGAGATTTTGCCATTTCTGCCGCCAAATCGGCTTCATTTATGGGTCCGTACCCTAGCGCGCAAACCGCGCCTTGCCTTGTGGCAAAACAATCCCGGTGAAATGGGTTTCTATCTATGACGGTTGGTATGAGCCGCCTGCCCGCACGAAGACACTGTCAGGGGACCAGAACGGGTACGGTTTTTTCGGTCTTCCGGATATCGATGGGTGTCGCGCCGAAGGGATCGCCGTCGATCTGGGCTGCGACCGGCTGTTCAGCACTGATCCTGGCGGTTGAAAACGGACGCACGGCCGCTCCCTTTGCCTTGTGGATCCGGCCCATCATCAGCGCAATGCCATATTGAAGGGATGACCACGGGTCGTCCCGTTCAAGCACGAGCATGTGCAGATCCGGATCGGTCGCGCCGCCCGGGCAGATGACGAATGGGCCGCCGTAGTGGCGCGCGTTGCTGGCAACGGCGAACTTTCCCGAGAGCGTTTCGCCATCAAGCAGAATGTTCAGCTTCGTTGCCTTGCGTTTGAACGCGATCTTGAGCGCCGTGATCACATAGGCCAGCTTGCCGAGCTTTCTCTTGAGGGCGAGCGGGACCGCGTGAACGACCTCCGCGTCGAAACCGCTGGACGCCATCAGCACGAATGGCCTGCCGTTGGCCAGGCCGAAGTGGAGCGGTTTTGTATCCTGCCGCCAGATCATCTCGGCAATCGCGCGCGGGTTTCGCGGCAGATCAAGTTCCAGGGCCAGGACATTTGCGGTCCCGAACGGGATAACGGCGAGCTGCGGCGGGTCGGGATGGTTCTGCAGGCCGGTCAGTGCCTCGTTGATCGACCCGTCACCGCCTGCAACAACGAGTGTGCGGACGTTGAAATCGGGGTCGGCGCAGGTCTCGCCGATCTCTCCTGCGTGTTTCGTCAACCTGATGATCGTCCGGAACCCCAGGTCCTCCAGGCGGTTGCGCACACTGTCCAGGAAATCGGCATTGTATCCGCCCGATGTCGGATTCGCCATGATGAGGACAGAACCGGGCATGTCCGGTGCCGATCGGCGCTTGGAAATTGGGGCGGACCACCAGAATACTCTCACACAATGTCCTCTTTCGACCGGAAAGTGAAAATCAGCCGCCGTTCTTATAGGGGGCCATGCCCCCGCGCGCCAGTTCATCTGCACGTTCGTTGTCAGGATGACCTGCATGGCCCTTGACCCAATGCCAGGTCACGTCATGGCGCTGTTGCGCTTCGTCGAGGGCTTGCCACAGATCCGCGTTTTTCACCGGCTTGTTGGTGCTCGTGCGCCAGTTCTTGCGCTTCCATCCCTCCAGCCATTCGCGAATGCCGCTGCGCACGTAGGTGCTGTCGGTGTAAAGGTCGATGGCGCAGGGCCGCTTGAGGGCGTTCAGGGCTTCGATGGCCGCCGTCAGCTCCATGCGGTTGTTGGTGGTTTCAGGTTCGCCGCCCTTCAGTTCCTTCTCGTGTTCACCGAAGCGCAGGAGCACTCCCCAGCCACCCGGTCCGGGATTGCCCGAGCACGCGCCATCCGTGAAAATCGTCACGCGGTTCTGAGCCGTCATCGTTCCAGTCCGTAGGCCTGTGTTCCTTCGATCGTCTGGTGAAATCGAAGCTTCTTCAGATATTCAAGCGGATCCTTGGGGGTGACGAGCGCGCCTTCGGGCACACTCAGCCAGTCGAACAGCCGGGTGAGCAGGAATCTCAGGGCAGCCCCCCGGCACAGCGTCGGCAAGGACGCGTATTCGTCCGCTTCCAGGGGCCGCACGCTGGTATAGCCCTTCAGAAGGGCCCGCGCCTTGGTCACGTTGAAGGATAGGTCCTTCTCGAAGCACCAGGCATTCAGGCAGATTGCGATGTCATAGGCCAGCGCGTCGTTGCAGGCGAAGTAGAAGTCGATCAGGCCGGAAAGCTCGTCGCCGAGAAAGAACACGTTGTCCGGAAACAGATCCGCGTGAATGACACCGTTCGGCAGATTGTCCGGCCAGGCCTTTTCCAGGTGATCCAGTTCGGTTGCGATTTCGGTTCCCAGCCCGGGAAGGACGTCGTCGCTCCGGTCGCTGCACTGGTCGAACAGCGGCCGCCAGCCGTCGACGTTGAGCGCATTGGTCCGGAACCCTGCGTAGTCGCGTCCGTCCAGATGCAGTTCGGCCATCGCCTTGCCGAGCTCGGCGCAGTGTTCGACCCGCGGTCTCTTGACCCACATCCCTTCCAGAAAGGTGACGAGCGCGGCGGGCCGTCCAGCCAGTTCGCCAAGCAGTTTTCCGTCCTTTGAGGCAACAGGAGTCGGACAGGAAAGACCCTTGCCGGCCAGGTGCTGGAGCAGGTTCAGGAAAAACGGCAGATCGTCCGGGTTCACACGCTTTTCGTAGAGCGTGAGGATGTAGGAGGCCTTGTCCGTGTGAACCAGAAAGTTGCTGTTCTCGACGCCTTCGGCAATGCCCTTGAAGGAGAGCAGGCGCCCGACATCGTAAGAGCCGATGAAGGCCTGCAGCTCCTCATCGGTCACTTCGGTATATACGGCCATCTTGTTATCCGGTCGCTGCCCGGGGGGAGGAGACCACGTCTCTGAGTTCCCGCGGCAGGTTGAAGGAAATGGTTTCTTCGGCTGTGCGCACGGTTTCGACGGTGACATCGAACCGCTGCGCGAATGCGCCGATGATCTCCTCGACCAGGGTTTCCGGTGCCGACGCGCCGGCCGTCAGGCCGAGCGAGCCTATGCCGTCGAAATCGGGCCAGTCGATATCGCTTGCACGCTGGATCAGAACGGCAACCCGGCAACCCGCTCTCTCGGCGACTTCCCGCAGCCGTTGCGAATTCGATGAGTTCGGAGCCCCCACGACAACCATTGCATCGACGCTCGGCGCAACGTGCTTCACGGCCTCCTGGCGGTTCGTGGTCGCGTAACAGATATCTTCCTTGTGCGGCGCGACGATGTCCGGAAAACGCTCTTTCAGGACCGCTACGATTCCCGCGGTGTCGTCGACCGACAGGGTCGTTTGCGTGATATAGGCGAGGTGCTTGTCCGATTTCGGCTGGAAGCTGCGCGCATCTTCCTCGGTTTCGATGAGTTCGACCGTGCCTTCGGGCAACTGGCCCATGGTTCCGATCACCTCCGGATGGCCGGCATGCCCGATCAGGAGCACTTCGCGATCGCGCCGGTCGTGGATCTGCGCTTCCTTGTGAACCTTGGAGACCAGTGGACAGGTTGCGTCGAGGAAGAACATGTTGCGGGCCTGCGCATCCTCTGGAACGGACTTCGGAACGCCGTGCGCGGAAAAGATGACGGGCCTGCCGACATCGGCGGCGGGGATCTCGTCCAGTTCTTCGACGAACACGGCGCCCTTCGCCTTCAAGCCGTCGACAACGAATTTGTTATGCACGATTTCGTGACGCACGTAGACCGGACGGCCGTACTTTTCCAGCGCCAGCTCAACGATCTGGATCGCCCTGTCGACGCCTGCGCAAAACCCGCGCGGCGCGCAAAGCCGAATGGAAAGCGGCGGTTTGTTCTGCTCGGGGATGGTCATTTTGCCCTTTCAGCAAATCTGTCTAGCCGCAATAAGGGGTTCAAGCCGTTTCCTGTCAAGTCGGGTGTGCGGAACTGCGCACTATTTCAGCCACATTCTGCTGCTTGAAGCATTCCTCGGAAGTGGCCTCGCCAAGCCGCAGGCTTCCTGCTATGACACTCCGCCATGTTGCTGTTCGATCCGATGGAAAGATGATGATCACTGCGTTTCAGGCCCTTGCGAATGTGAAGCTGAAAACCTGCCTGTCGGCCGGTGTCTGCGCGGCGGTACTCGCCGGCTGCGGCGGCGGCGCCGACAGTGTTGCGGGCAAGATTATCAGCGGCGGCCAGGAACCGATCGAGGTGTCCCCCGCGACCTTTGCGCCTCCGGTGCCGTGTCCGCCGTTGGAGCTCAAGTCGAACACGTTCCTGATCCGCAACTACGTGCGCGGAAAACAGGACGAGTCGGAAGGCTTGCTTTACCAGGCGACGGTGGAAGACTGGGCGAACAGCTGCACGCAGGAAGCAGGGGGTGGCCGGCGCATGAAGATCGGCCTGTCAGGCGATGTCACGCCCGGCCCGGCCTGGACGGGTGGCGAAGTGAAACTCCCGCTCCGGGTCGCGGTCGTTCCGGGCGGAACCGATGCCGAACCCCTGAGTTCCGAAGTGATCACGGTTCCCGTTACGCTGAACCAGGGGGCGCCGGCGGAAAAGTGGACGCTGATCGAGGACAAGTTCACGATACCGCAGGGCGCGAGCGTCAAGGTCGTTTTCGGTTTCGATGAAGGACGCCGCCGCTAGGGCATGAAGCGGACCGCAGGCCCGGTCCCGCGATAAGCCTGTTTGCAAGTTTCTTGCAGTTCCTCCCGTATTGACAAGGGCATGCAGCCCTCTCACAATCCGTTTCCACTCAGGGTCGTGCCCTGGTGGGCGCGTTTGTGCGCGCGTGTCCCATGCGGGAGAAATCGGGTGGATGTGCCCGGTGCCGAAGGAGCAACCGCCCCGGAAACTCTCAGGCAAAAGGACCGCAAGGGGAAAAACGCTCTGGAAAGCAGTGCTCCGCCATGCCTTTCGCGGACTGCTCACCGACGGAGTAGCTGCCGGATGCCGTCTTCGCGTTCTGCGGGAAATCTCTCAGGTTCTCGGACAGAGGGGGCGCTGGACGGCGAGGGTCGCTGGACCTAAGTCGGGCAGCTGCACCCTGGACACCGCTCACTTAGGATGACGACATGACGACCTATTTTTCAAAAGACCACGAATGGATTTCCGTTGATGCAGGCGTGGCAACCGTCGGCATCACGACTTACGCGCAGGAGCAGCTCGGGGACGTCGTCTTCGTCGAACTGCCTGAAGTGGGCGCGAAGATTGCGCAGGGCGACGAGGCAGGTGTCGTCGAATCGGTCAAGGCAGCCAGTGAAGTCTATGCGCCGATTGACGGCGACGTCGTCGAGGTCAACGAAGCTCTGGCAGAAGAACCGGGCAAGGTGAACGAAGACCCGGAAGGCGCGGCGTGGTTCCTGAAGATGACGGTCGGCAACGAAAGTCAGCTCTCCGATCTGCTCGATGCGGCGGGCTACAAAGCCTTTCTGGAGACTTTGTGAGCGATGGCGGGGCATTTCTACAAGGCTCTGGTGGAGTGGGCCTGCGACGGCGACTACGCCGCGAATGCATATTCGCGCGGTCACATCTGGCGGTTTGACGGCGGGCTTGAAGTTCCCGCCAGCGCGTCGCCGACGGTGGTTCCCCTGCCGCATTCGGTGGAAGCCGCCGTCGATCCGGAAGAAGCATTCGTGGCGGCCATCTCGTCCTGCCACATGCTCTGGTTTCTCGATCTCGCAAGGCGTGCGGATTTCAACGTCACCAGCTACAGCGACCACGCCGAAGGCGAGATGAGCCGTGTCGCGCGCGGCAAGATGGCGATCACCAAGGTCGTGCTGCGGCCTGAGATCACGCTGATCGGCACGGAGACGCCGGATCAGGAGTGGCTGAATGCAATCCACGAAAAAGCGCATGACGTCTGCTTCATCGCCAACTCGGTCAAGTGCGAGATCGTCGTGGAACCTGAGCCGGTGAAGCTGGTTGCGCCCTGATCCGGACAGAGTGCGTTTGCGCCCCGCCTTCAATTTGCCCCGGCCACATGCCGGGGCTTTTTCGTTTCAGGACGCGTTGCGCGGCCGGCAAGGCGCGGCGAGCAGCGATTTCATATTGACAACTCATTTGTCATAATGACAATATTATTGTCGAAGAGAGATGCAATGAAAAAATCTGTCGAACTCTATGAAATCGTCCGTTTGA
This region of uncultured Roseibium sp. genomic DNA includes:
- a CDS encoding GNAT family protein, yielding MRPPLMCDFKAWVELREDSRAFLKPWEPLWPSDDLTKSGFRRRLRRYSKDRKEGRSLTFLLFRSRRQDILGGLTLSNIRRGVSQSATLGYWMGERHAGKGHMSAAVAMILPFCFNVLNLHRIEAACIPVNTPSIRLLEKAGFRREGYARNYLLINGTWQDHLLFACLAEDHAALSGKITPSVEGMLKEFL
- a CDS encoding EAL domain-containing protein, which produces MLGLIRRTFLVFCIVVAAFAGAPALALEPIPVPIDVEALDVTDSIEMHRDAGTRLQVSTAPGADGIVRRIEVPSRDGSNTNWAVFALANTSDEQIDRLIVAPNYKLDGSDLFWPDLGSSRITAITPSQGIAPVRLKSLEADVFLVTLDPGSIVTFVAELTTPNLPEVRIWEPDVYKETINAYTLYRGIILGISGLLALFLTILFVVKGTVMFPATAALAWSVLAYLCIDFGFWGLVFNLDGGSSQLARACAEVMLAASLLIFLYAYLNLNRWNIHYSHLALTTLILILGLLGVAVWDPSIAAGIARLSLAIIGALGFITIAVLAFQHYDRAILLIPTWCLLIAWLVGSGMTVTGNLSNDIVQPALGGGLVLIVLLIGFTVMQHAFAGGAIAQGLISDVERKALALTGAGDIIWDWDIDRDRIYTGNEVEELLNLKRGALEGPARDWLEVLHPQDRDRFRATLDAVIDQRRGKVMQTFRLRSEDGHFRWFRLRARPIIGADGEVIRCVGTLLDVTEERTAEERLLHDAVHDNLTGLPNRELFVDRLRTSVVRSKAEETSKPTLLVLNLDRFKQVNDSIGLSAGDSILLTVARRLGRLIGQQDTLGRLSGDQYGLVLLSEQEPDRIVALADALRKAVRAPITFGDREIFLTCSVGIAFFEGGKQAVEDMLTNAEIALNHAKRLGGDRQEVFRPILRPLDKNIVDLEADLRDAIKKETLGVFFQPIVRLEDQSIAGYEVLARWNHPKRGKIAPSEFIPIAEQSGLINELGMYVLDKGAQQLAFWQREYPMQRPLFVSVNLSSRQLLKQDLINDVKAVLSRTSLEPGTLKLELTESLVMSNPEYSAKVLERLRGLGAGLSLDDFGTGHSSLSYLQRFPFDTIKIDQSFVKPNNTSARSVLLGTIVAMGHDLGMSVVAEGAESEGDALELYQLGCEYAQGFFFGEAMSASEATKMLRKMPAEAESA
- a CDS encoding YegS/Rv2252/BmrU family lipid kinase, coding for MPGSVLIMANPTSGGYNADFLDSVRNRLEDLGFRTIIRLTKHAGEIGETCADPDFNVRTLVVAGGDGSINEALTGLQNHPDPPQLAVIPFGTANVLALELDLPRNPRAIAEMIWRQDTKPLHFGLANGRPFVLMASSGFDAEVVHAVPLALKRKLGKLAYVITALKIAFKRKATKLNILLDGETLSGKFAVASNARHYGGPFVICPGGATDPDLHMLVLERDDPWSSLQYGIALMMGRIHKAKGAAVRPFSTARISAEQPVAAQIDGDPFGATPIDIRKTEKTVPVLVP
- the rnhA gene encoding ribonuclease HI yields the protein MTAQNRVTIFTDGACSGNPGPGGWGVLLRFGEHEKELKGGEPETTNNRMELTAAIEALNALKRPCAIDLYTDSTYVRSGIREWLEGWKRKNWRTSTNKPVKNADLWQALDEAQQRHDVTWHWVKGHAGHPDNERADELARGGMAPYKNGG
- the thrB gene encoding homoserine kinase, which encodes MAVYTEVTDEELQAFIGSYDVGRLLSFKGIAEGVENSNFLVHTDKASYILTLYEKRVNPDDLPFFLNLLQHLAGKGLSCPTPVASKDGKLLGELAGRPAALVTFLEGMWVKRPRVEHCAELGKAMAELHLDGRDYAGFRTNALNVDGWRPLFDQCSDRSDDVLPGLGTEIATELDHLEKAWPDNLPNGVIHADLFPDNVFFLGDELSGLIDFYFACNDALAYDIAICLNAWCFEKDLSFNVTKARALLKGYTSVRPLEADEYASLPTLCRGAALRFLLTRLFDWLSVPEGALVTPKDPLEYLKKLRFHQTIEGTQAYGLER
- the ispH gene encoding 4-hydroxy-3-methylbut-2-enyl diphosphate reductase, whose protein sequence is MTIPEQNKPPLSIRLCAPRGFCAGVDRAIQIVELALEKYGRPVYVRHEIVHNKFVVDGLKAKGAVFVEELDEIPAADVGRPVIFSAHGVPKSVPEDAQARNMFFLDATCPLVSKVHKEAQIHDRRDREVLLIGHAGHPEVIGTMGQLPEGTVELIETEEDARSFQPKSDKHLAYITQTTLSVDDTAGIVAVLKERFPDIVAPHKEDICYATTNRQEAVKHVAPSVDAMVVVGAPNSSNSQRLREVAERAGCRVAVLIQRASDIDWPDFDGIGSLGLTAGASAPETLVEEIIGAFAQRFDVTVETVRTAEETISFNLPRELRDVVSSPRAATG
- the gcvH gene encoding glycine cleavage system protein GcvH translates to MTTYFSKDHEWISVDAGVATVGITTYAQEQLGDVVFVELPEVGAKIAQGDEAGVVESVKAASEVYAPIDGDVVEVNEALAEEPGKVNEDPEGAAWFLKMTVGNESQLSDLLDAAGYKAFLETL
- a CDS encoding OsmC family protein; amino-acid sequence: MAGHFYKALVEWACDGDYAANAYSRGHIWRFDGGLEVPASASPTVVPLPHSVEAAVDPEEAFVAAISSCHMLWFLDLARRADFNVTSYSDHAEGEMSRVARGKMAITKVVLRPEITLIGTETPDQEWLNAIHEKAHDVCFIANSVKCEIVVEPEPVKLVAP